In Vicia villosa cultivar HV-30 ecotype Madison, WI linkage group LG7, Vvil1.0, whole genome shotgun sequence, the DNA window TACTCTCTTATCCCTAGTGACAAAACAAACCCAGCTTGACATGTGCTAGTGCCTCTATATATACATCATCTCTCATGTTTTCAACTCACGCCCAACACACTCTTTCTTCACCCTTTCCTTCTCATCTCAACAACAAGTTTTCTATATTTCTATtctattctctctttctctttctctctcacaagaaaacaaaaacacacatttcacaacaacacaacaaccatGCCTGAAGCACCCAGAGACTACAACCTTGTTGAACAGAACAAAAAAATCCTCGACTTCATTGAGGATGTTACCTCAAAACCCGACCTTGTCCAACAACAAGTCCTCTCAGAAATCCTGTCCCGCAATGCAAACGTTGAGTATCTCAAACGATACAATCTCAACGGTCACACAAACCGTGACACCTTCAAAAAACTCTTGCCTGTCATCTCATACGAAGATATTCAGCCTGATATCGAACGCATCGCTAATGGTGACACCTCCCCCATCCTTTGCTCCAAACCCATTTCAGAGTTTCTCACCAGGTCCGTCTTTCAACATATAACATATAAACCCAGACACCTCGAAATTTTCGAGGTGTCTGGGCTATATAGCATATAAATAGAAATATCTTTTAATTTGTATTAATAAATATTGAtgaagttgtttttgttttggttgCAGTTCTGGTACATctggtggagagagaaaacttATGCCAACAATTGAAGAGGAGTTAGGAAGGAGAAGTTTGTTATACAGTTTATTGATGCCAGTGATGAGTGAGTTTGTTCCGGGATTAGAAAAAGGGAAAGGAATGTACCTCATGTTTATAAAATCTGAGGCTACAACACCTGGTGGAATTGTAGCTAGGCCTGTTTTAACAAGCTACTACAAAAGTTCCTATTTCAGGGATAGACCTTATGACCCTTACACAAACTACACAAGCCCAAATGAAACTGTACTCTGTCCTGATTCATATCAAAGCATGTATTCTCAGCTCCTTTGTGGTCTTTGCCAAAATAAAGAGGTACTAAGGGTTGGTGCTGTTTTTGCCTCTGGTTTCATAAGGGCTATTAGGTTTCTTGAAAAACATTGGACCCTTCTTTCAAATGATATTAGAACAGGAACTGTTAACTCTTTGATCACTGATACAACAGTGAGAGATTCTGTTATGAAAATCCTTAAACCTGATCCTAAGCTTGCTGATTTTATTCAAACTGAGTGTAGTAAGAGTTCTTGGCAGGGGATTATTACTAGGCTGTGGCCTAATACTAAGTATGTGGATGTTATTGTGACAGGAACAATGTCACAGTATATTCCCATTTTGGATCATTACAGCAATGGTTTACCACTTGTTTGCACTATGTATGCTTCAAGTGAATGTTACTTTGGTGTCAATCTTAACCCTCTTTGTAAACCTAGTGAAGTGTCTTATACACTTATTCCCACCATGTGTTACTATGAGTTTTTGCCTGTTAATAGAACCAATGGTGTCACTGATTCTCTTCATGCACCGAGATCCCTCAACGAGAAAGAACAGAAAGAGCTCGTTGAACTCGTTGATGTCAAACTCGGTCAAGAATATGAACTTGTTGTCACTACTTATGCTGGTAAGACATTTAATTCCATCTTATGATATGATTTTGATATGTTTATGAAACGAAACCGATTTGGAACAGAACATGAGATGaattatcattttttctttgtttagGACTATACCGTTATCGAGTTGGTGATGTGCTCAAGGTAGCAGGATTCAAGAACAAAGCACCACAATTCAACTTTGTATGTAGAAAAAACGTTGTATTGAGCATTGATGCCGACAAAACCGATGAGGTTGAGCTTCAGAATGCAATGGCAAATGCTGTGACACATTTAGCACCATTCGGGGCAGCGGTGTCCGAATACACAAGCTATGCAGACACAGCATCAATTCCAGGGCACTATGTCCTATACTGGGAACTCACACTGAACAAGTCAACACAAATTCCACCTTGTGTTTTTGAGGACTGCTGCTTAACAATTGAAGAGTCACTGAACAGCGTGTATCGACAGGGCCGCGTCTCGGACAAATCCATCGGCCCGCTCGAGATGAAAATCGTCGAACAGGGCACATTTGATAAGCTAATGGATTATGCCATTAGTTTAGGTGCTTCAATTAACCAGTACAAGACACCAAGGTGTGTGAAATCTGAATCTGTTGTTGAACTCTTGAACTCAAGGGTAATGTCAAGTTACTTTAGTCCCAAGTGTCCAAAATGGGTTCCTGGTCACAAACAATGGATCAACCAGAATTGAAATTGAATTATTAATAATAAGCTACATTATTATATTAATGTGGTTGGTTGCTACTTAGTAGCTTTTCTTAGCAGTTCATGTGAACTGTTTTTTAAGGCCATTATGTtagggagaagaagaagaaaatttaaTCACTTTTTCTTAGGTTAATTTCCATGTCTAAAaacttcttttgttgttgttagtAACTTGTTGCATAGTGATGTGAACCTAGCCAGTGTAAAAAGCAATTTCTGTTTTAAAGAAAGCtcttttgtctttctttttaactattattattatcattatcataATTATCcagtaaaattataatttttattattactaattattttttaactttacAGAACCATCATGATCTATTGGTTTTTTCAAGCCTCATGTGGCTTATTTGGTGTATAAAGGAAACAACAAAAGACATCACTTCTTAACACCTTTCTTTTTCTATTGTTTTTTTGGGAAAAAGCATAACAACTTTTTTCCATAACAATTCCACTATTATATACTAATGTCtgacaaacaaatcataaccaagTTAATtatataaagttaaaaaaaaaaaaaaaagaattatccTGTTTCTATTCTGGAAAAAAAATTGTCACCAATTATTTTCTACTTCTTAGTGGGTAAATCTAGTGTCAATTATTGATTATCTTCTTTAAGCACTCATAATGAAATTAAATTCTCTTTCTTGGAGAGTTTATTTGTTacaaatagttgtttgtgttagATTCTGTCACTAAATCAAGGAACTAAACTAATTCAAAGTTTAAACATGCTTTCTTCAACAAAATAAATCATAAACACAAAAAATGTAACAGAATCCCAGTTCCAAGCAACTGTTTTCTATAATTAACATATAATgcaaattcaattatcataatGGTGAAAGCTGGAGTCTTAAAAATGTGTTTCTCTCAGAGTTTTAGATTCGAATGAATCCTGCTAAGAACAAACAAATAATTTTTGTGTTGGGACAAATCTATACCGAGTATGCTTTGCCTTAAACGAGCTCCGCAAATGGACAGATAGATTGATCCTTAGATTGGTCGATTGAAAGGTaggattatttaataaatttaaaatttaaaaaatgttatATTGGTCTCAAATTTgggacataaaaattaaaatatatgtagAGATTGCCCCCACTGTGTCTACCAATTCAATAAATTTGGAGGCATTTAAACTGAGCAGAATCAGAAGACTAGTCAAAGAACTAGGATGTGTGCAATGCCAAGAAATTTTTGGATTGGAGTGAATAAGAGTAGATAAGAAAGAATCAGTACAATCACTCACACAGTGATGTTCCCTCTATGTTATTATATTGtttgaaaacaaacaaacaaaaaaaagcagtttctttattaatttttttaaaaggaataaaaaaaacAAGTGTTGAAGGGTGTGTCAGAGAAGGGAGAAGAAAGAGACAAGAATTAATTAGAGAGACAAATTTGTGTTCGGCTGAGATTGTCGATTGATAAAGCAACAAAAAGCATTAGAGAAGCAGTGTGTGTGAGAAAGGAGATAAGGTTTGTACAATGTTGCAGTGTGTGCTGAATTTGTCTAAGCACAAAATGTTTTTTATCGATTGTTTTCTTTATGGATTACCATTTCTGTTCTGTATATACATTTTCTCAAGTAGTAAAAGAAATATTCAAAGGTAGGTAGGTAGGTACCACACTCAATAATATTCAtcgaaatcacattttttttcaattttagtaCCGTTGATTATTGTAATCAATACATGGATGTGTCACTTTAATTATAGAATTAGAATCTTTTACTTCAATGTCatacttttgaaaaaaatttcaaattattacATTGAAAAAATAATGTCTTCTTTATagactttaaaataaattattttataaatctctcaaatttaaatgaaaaaattaaataatattaagtaATTGGTTgaaagcagtgttttaaaaaccggaccggaccggccggtcgaaccgggaaccggccaggtaaccggtctggttcaatagtcagatcggatatgccatcaaaccggtgggaatcggtgaaaaccggaaaaaccggcggtttaattgcttttttttattttttttttaaacttttttttttaaactttttttataatttttttttaaacatttttttttaacatttcttttaaacttcttttttaacttttttcttaatatatttagtagtgtattaattaaatagcattctcacatagtttttttcattagtgacaaattaaaaactttattgtctatttgttatctttgctaataaattttcttaaatagcataaacatattgaattttatttgattttctttttagaaggatcctattttgaattaaatttggtacatattggagttattttgttataaactattcaattagattatgttgtaattagactttgtttggattatgttgtaattagactttgtttgcaattagactttgtaattttttactattttgttatgtgtgatacctttgtttaaaatttgaatttaagttatgaaattgtgaatttatgatatgatatttttaaaaaatttaaaagctagttatatttttttagagactgaatcatccggttcgaccggttttatacctatataatgacaggtctattcaaccgagttattcggtttaatccggtttggtcgtgcggttcgaccagtgacctagtggttcgaccgataaaccagtgacccagtaccctcaccggttcgatgaccggtccggtttttaaaacactgagttGAAAGAATACTATTTAACTTTTTTCTGATAAGTAAATAttttatctccttcaatttttgttgAGAGGAATTTTTGGTGGTGTGATGAGGTCTCTCCTCGGCACCTCCATTTTAATTTTGGGTTGCCCAATAGTGTTTCTCTGGCGTTtctttagtgttttttttttgcgACGGTTGGTCCTTTGTTGTTGTCTCCCGTTCCACCCTTCTTGTTTGAATTGGTCggttttgtgtattttctgcttCGGATTGGTACCGGCGTAGATCACTCCAGGCGGATCGGCAATCGATTTCCTCAGATCTGGGGTTGTGCATTCTCTTCGGTGGTTGCTCCGACTTTTTGCAAGTTTGTTTTTTTGGTGCTGAGTTGATATCTTGAGGTTTTGATTCTCTGATTGACTTTAGATCTATTGAGATATGCAGATTCCAAAATTTTAGGTTTGTCTATCTGCGCCGACACTATCTTAATATCCACATCATTCTTCGGGATTGATGCGAGATTGGTTTCATATCCGTATCATTCAATTTAATGTTGGATTGTTGGACTCAAAGGAGTCAGTTTGCTTG includes these proteins:
- the LOC131620428 gene encoding indole-3-acetic acid-amido synthetase GH3.6-like; this encodes MPEAPRDYNLVEQNKKILDFIEDVTSKPDLVQQQVLSEILSRNANVEYLKRYNLNGHTNRDTFKKLLPVISYEDIQPDIERIANGDTSPILCSKPISEFLTSSGTSGGERKLMPTIEEELGRRSLLYSLLMPVMSEFVPGLEKGKGMYLMFIKSEATTPGGIVARPVLTSYYKSSYFRDRPYDPYTNYTSPNETVLCPDSYQSMYSQLLCGLCQNKEVLRVGAVFASGFIRAIRFLEKHWTLLSNDIRTGTVNSLITDTTVRDSVMKILKPDPKLADFIQTECSKSSWQGIITRLWPNTKYVDVIVTGTMSQYIPILDHYSNGLPLVCTMYASSECYFGVNLNPLCKPSEVSYTLIPTMCYYEFLPVNRTNGVTDSLHAPRSLNEKEQKELVELVDVKLGQEYELVVTTYAGLYRYRVGDVLKVAGFKNKAPQFNFVCRKNVVLSIDADKTDEVELQNAMANAVTHLAPFGAAVSEYTSYADTASIPGHYVLYWELTLNKSTQIPPCVFEDCCLTIEESLNSVYRQGRVSDKSIGPLEMKIVEQGTFDKLMDYAISLGASINQYKTPRCVKSESVVELLNSRVMSSYFSPKCPKWVPGHKQWINQN